A genomic segment from Gracilinanus agilis isolate LMUSP501 chromosome 1, AgileGrace, whole genome shotgun sequence encodes:
- the LOC123247983 gene encoding cathelicidin-6-like, producing VATLLSAQVLPQSSPSYEKALSAVIHFHNQVHGTENAFKVLQVHPPPSNQNPQDQRLKLLRITLKETVCPRTEELPLDQCDFKRYGLVKKCQASVSNEQDIAAIILTCDPVAPAPSRFRRSSRKKRKKKFPFSVIFGHIHFPRG from the exons GTGGCCACTCTCCTTTCTGCCCAAGTTTTGCCTCAGTCCTCCCCAAGCTATGAGAAGGCCCTCTCTGCAGTCATTCACTTCCACAACCAGGTACATGGGACAGAGAATGCATTCAAGGTATTGCAAGTCCACCCTCCTCCATCTAATCAG AATCCCCAAGATCAAAGACTGAAGCTTCTGAGAATTACCTTGAAGGAGACTGTGTGCCCAAGGACTGAGGAGCTCCCCTTGGACCAGTGTGACTTCAAAAGATATGGG CTGGTGAAAAAATGTCAAGCCTCTGTATCCAATGAACAAGACATTGCTGCCATCATCCTTACCTGTGACCCAGTGGCCCCAGCA CCTTCTCGCTTCAGAAGAAGttccagaaagaaaaggaaaaagaaattccccttttctgtcatttttggaCATATACATTTTCCAAGGGGATAA